A single Dunckerocampus dactyliophorus isolate RoL2022-P2 chromosome 2, RoL_Ddac_1.1, whole genome shotgun sequence DNA region contains:
- the LOC129168143 gene encoding beta-1,3-galactosyltransferase 2, which yields MQWKRRHCFLHIATFAFLLFLLAVLNFLVPHIWHPSFTELLSWRDSSGLLKGEGLNANKSSVENNTISPGKQNISTEGQTGLENLNAISMHGLFPYIINEPDKCQKRKAAPFLVFIIATEALDVEARSAIRQTWANESLVSAVGVIRLFLLGKREGQGVTQRMLQEESRTYHDIIQQDFLDSYYNLTLKTLMGLHWVARYCPHAAYVMKTDSDMFINTEYLIEKLLRPGLKTRTNYYTGRIMENMSPIRDKKNKWYMSEEEYQNPKYPTFCSGTGYVLSADLADKIYRISTRIHRLHLEDVYVGLCLSQLRVKPTEPPSKSLFHHWHVPFTGCKYTHLITSHQIPPKTILKYWKTHQSNKEKCKIF from the coding sequence ATGCAATGGAAAAGACGTCACTGCTTTTTGCACATTGCCACCTTTGCCTTTCTCCTCTTTCTGCTGGCTGTACTGAACTTTCTAGTTCCTCACATTTGGCATCCAAGTTTCACTGAACTGTTAAGCTGGAGAGACAGTTCAGGGCTGCTCAAAGGAGAAGGACTTAATGCAAACAAATCATCTGTTGAAAACAACACAATCTCACCTGGGAAGCAAAACATCTCCACTGAAGGTCAAACAGGGTTGGAAAACTTGAATGCCATTTCAATGCATGGTCTTTTCCCGTATATAATCAATGAACctgacaaatgtcaaaagagaAAAGCAGCACCATTTCTGGTGTTTATAATAGCCACAGAAGCTTTGGACGTGGAAGCGAGGAGTGCAATAAGGCAGACTTGGGCAAATGAGAGTTTGGTGTCAGCCGTGGGAGTCATCCGGCTATTTCTGCTGGGGAAACGTGAAGGGCAGGGGGTGACTCAAAGGATGCTCCAAGAAGAGAGTCGCACGTATCATGATATAATTCAGCAGGATTTTCTGGATTCATATTACAACCTGACACTGAAGACCTTGATGGGTCTGCACTGGGTGGCACGGTACTGCCCACATGCAGCCTACGTTATGAAGACAGACAGTGACATGTTCATCAACACAGAGTACCTTATCGAGAAGCTGCTCAGACCAGGGTTGAAGACCAGGACAAACTATTATACAGGCAGAATAATGGAAAACATGTCACCTATTCGAGATAAAAAGAACAAGTGGTACATGTCTGAAGAGGAATATCAAAACCCTAAATATCCCACCTTCTGCTCTGGGACTGGTTACGTGCTCTCAGCAGACTTAGCTGACAAAATTTACAGAATATCTACCAGGATACACCGACTACACCTGGAGGACGTGTATGTGGGATTGTGCCTAAGCCAGCTCAGGGTGAAGCCCACCGAGCCACCCAGTAAGTCTCTGTTCCATCACTGGCATGTGCCTTTCACAGGCTGCAAGTATACTCATCTGATAACATCACACCAAATTCCACCCAAGACAATCCTCAAATACTGGAAGACCCATCAAAGTAACAaggaaaaatgcaaaattttcTAA